A single window of Modestobacter italicus DNA harbors:
- a CDS encoding ABC transporter permease, with translation MSGLLASTRAELLRLRRWPATWVLIGVWFALDLAFVYVFNYIAYRTGDASGPADRVPRAELLAGLLPDAVPAAAVQGTPLFGGAIVLILGALATGSGFGWGSWKTVLTQGPGRGTAFGGTLVVLALTVVGLVLATFALDLGVASVLAAVEDQPVDLPSIGALAQGAGAGVLVLGMWCAAGVLIGVLTRSPALAVGLGLVWALVVENLLRGVADLVGGLAVVTDHLPGTAAGSLVGALDGAGGDRAPGVQTVLSGGTAAAFLLGWLVLFAAGGLVLMRRRDVA, from the coding sequence GTGAGCGGGCTGCTGGCGAGCACCCGCGCCGAGCTGCTCCGGCTGCGCCGCTGGCCGGCGACCTGGGTGCTGATCGGCGTCTGGTTCGCCCTGGACCTGGCCTTCGTCTACGTCTTCAACTACATCGCCTACCGCACCGGCGACGCCTCCGGGCCCGCCGACCGGGTGCCCCGCGCCGAGCTGCTGGCCGGGCTGCTGCCGGACGCGGTGCCGGCGGCCGCGGTGCAGGGGACCCCGCTGTTCGGCGGGGCGATCGTGCTCATCCTGGGTGCGCTGGCGACCGGCAGCGGGTTCGGCTGGGGCAGCTGGAAGACGGTGCTCACCCAGGGACCCGGTCGGGGCACCGCGTTCGGCGGCACCCTCGTCGTCCTGGCGCTGACAGTGGTCGGGCTCGTGCTGGCCACCTTCGCCCTCGACCTCGGGGTGGCCAGCGTGCTGGCCGCGGTGGAGGACCAGCCGGTGGACCTGCCCTCGATCGGCGCGCTCGCGCAGGGCGCGGGTGCCGGCGTCCTGGTGCTGGGCATGTGGTGCGCCGCCGGCGTCCTGATCGGGGTGCTGACCCGCAGCCCGGCGCTCGCCGTGGGGCTGGGCCTGGTGTGGGCGCTGGTGGTGGAGAACCTGCTGCGCGGGGTGGCCGACCTGGTCGGCGGGCTCGCGGTGGTCACCGACCACCTGCCCGGCACGGCCGCGGGGTCGCTCGTCGGAGCGCTGGACGGTGCGGGGGGCGACCGCGCGCCGGGTGTGCAGACCGTCCTGTCCGGCGGGACGGCCGCCGCGTTCCTGCTCGGCTGGCTGGTGCTGTTCGCCGCGGGCGGGCTGGTGCTGATGCGCCGCCGGGACGTGGCCTGA
- a CDS encoding DUF4191 domain-containing protein, with product MARSRSTDTSAPSGKAGRGPASGPPGRGSKGATAVGAGATAAKTGRTRKAKVGKDGQPKVSRLTKMKNQAGMIGQAYKMTYRNDPKLPWVMLIAFVVVAAVVELIGILLSSPFLFLPIAILLGLLAALIVFGRRAQSTAYRQVEGQPGAASWVLEGMRGDWRVTSGAAGNRELDAVHRVLGRPGIVLVGEGNPQRVRSLVAQEKRRIAKVVGDTPIYDVTVGDGEGQVPLKKLSAHVMKLPRNLSGAEVNSLGKRMAALGGARMPVPGGPLPGGKQMSVSQRQVRRR from the coding sequence ATGGCACGCAGCAGGTCCACCGACACCTCCGCTCCCTCCGGCAAGGCCGGGCGGGGCCCGGCCAGCGGGCCGCCCGGACGCGGGAGCAAGGGCGCGACGGCGGTGGGTGCCGGCGCGACGGCCGCGAAGACCGGCCGCACCCGCAAGGCCAAGGTCGGCAAGGACGGCCAGCCGAAGGTGTCGCGGCTGACCAAGATGAAGAACCAGGCCGGCATGATCGGCCAGGCGTACAAGATGACCTACCGGAACGACCCCAAGCTGCCCTGGGTGATGCTCATCGCCTTCGTGGTGGTGGCCGCGGTCGTCGAGCTCATCGGCATCCTGCTCAGCTCGCCGTTCCTCTTCCTGCCCATCGCCATCCTGCTGGGCCTGCTGGCCGCGCTGATCGTCTTCGGCCGCCGGGCGCAGAGCACCGCGTACCGGCAGGTCGAGGGCCAGCCCGGGGCGGCCAGCTGGGTGCTGGAGGGCATGCGCGGCGACTGGCGGGTCACCTCGGGCGCTGCGGGCAACCGTGAGCTGGACGCCGTCCACCGGGTGCTCGGCCGGCCCGGCATCGTGCTGGTCGGCGAGGGCAACCCGCAGCGGGTGCGGAGCCTGGTCGCCCAGGAGAAGCGGCGGATCGCCAAGGTCGTCGGCGACACCCCGATCTACGACGTCACGGTCGGCGACGGCGAGGGGCAGGTCCCGCTCAAGAAGCTGAGCGCGCACGTGATGAAGCTCCCGCGCAACCTCTCCGGCGCCGAGGTCAACTCCCTCGGCAAGCGGATGGCCGCCCTCGGCGGCGCCCGGATGCCGGTGCCCGGCGGTCCGCTGCCCGGCGGCAAGCAGATGTCGGTCAGCCAGCGCCAGGTCCGCCGGCGGTAG
- the lipA gene encoding lipoyl synthase has translation MSLGMEEVPAETPTASSRIEPAGRKMLRLEVRNSQTPIERKPEWIKTKLKTGPEYTELKSLVKREGLHTVCEEAGCPNIYECWEDREATFLIGGDQCTRRCDFCQIDTGKPADFDADEPRRVAESVVSMGLRYATITGVARDDLPDGGAWLYAETVRQIHQQIPGCGVELLIPDFNAEPDQLAEVFSSRPEVLAHNVETVPRIFKRIRPGFRFERSLSVITAAREAGLVTKSNLILGMGEEPHEVVEAMQALHDAGCDLLTITQYLRPSVRHHPVVRWVKPDEFVGFQAQAEEMGFAGVLAGPLVRSSYRAGRLYQQAAERRGLAITTA, from the coding sequence ATGAGCCTGGGCATGGAGGAGGTACCCGCGGAGACCCCGACGGCGTCCTCCAGGATCGAGCCGGCCGGTCGCAAGATGCTGCGCCTGGAGGTCCGCAACAGCCAGACACCCATCGAGCGCAAGCCCGAGTGGATCAAGACGAAGCTGAAGACGGGGCCGGAGTACACCGAGCTCAAGTCGCTGGTGAAGCGCGAGGGGCTGCACACGGTCTGCGAGGAGGCCGGCTGCCCCAACATCTACGAGTGCTGGGAGGACCGCGAGGCCACCTTCCTCATCGGCGGTGACCAGTGCACCCGGCGGTGTGACTTCTGCCAGATCGACACCGGCAAGCCCGCCGACTTCGACGCCGACGAGCCGCGCCGGGTCGCCGAGAGCGTGGTCTCGATGGGCCTGCGCTACGCCACCATCACCGGGGTCGCCCGCGACGACCTGCCCGACGGCGGCGCCTGGCTGTACGCCGAGACGGTCCGGCAGATCCACCAGCAGATCCCCGGCTGCGGTGTCGAGCTGCTCATCCCCGACTTCAACGCCGAGCCCGACCAGCTGGCCGAGGTCTTCTCCTCCCGCCCCGAGGTGCTGGCGCACAACGTCGAGACCGTGCCGCGGATCTTCAAGCGGATCCGCCCCGGCTTCCGGTTCGAGCGCTCGCTGTCGGTGATCACCGCCGCCCGCGAGGCCGGCCTGGTGACCAAGTCCAACCTGATCCTGGGCATGGGCGAGGAGCCGCACGAGGTCGTGGAGGCCATGCAGGCGCTGCACGACGCCGGCTGCGACCTGCTCACGATCACCCAGTACCTGCGGCCCAGCGTCCGGCACCACCCGGTGGTCCGGTGGGTCAAGCCCGACGAGTTCGTCGGCTTCCAGGCGCAGGCCGAGGAGATGGGCTTCGCCGGCGTGCTGGCGGGCCCGCTGGTGCGCAGCTCCTACCGCGCCGGCCGGCTCTACCAGCAGGCCGCCGAGCGCCGCGGGCTGGCGATCACCACCGCCTGA
- a CDS encoding LLM class F420-dependent oxidoreductase, translated as MQLRIFTEPQMGATYDDLLAVARRTEETGFDAFFRSDHYLTMGGDGLPGPTDAWVTLAGLARETSRIRLGTLMTAATFRLPGPLAITVAQVDQMSGGRVELGIGSGWFAEEHSAYGIPFPELGERFDRYEEQLAVITGLWRTPVGETFDFAGTHYQLSGSPALPKPVQPGGVPVLVGGSGRRRTPRLAARYAAEFNVPFASAEDNARLFAGVREACGEVGRDPAGLVFSSALVLCVGRDDAELRRRAAAIGRDVDELRRNGVAGTPAQAVDTLGRYAEAGASRVYLQVLDLADLDHLDLVAAEVAPQLR; from the coding sequence GTGCAGCTACGGATCTTCACCGAGCCCCAGATGGGCGCCACCTACGACGACCTGCTCGCGGTCGCCCGGCGCACCGAGGAGACCGGCTTCGACGCCTTCTTCCGCTCCGACCACTACCTGACCATGGGCGGGGACGGGCTGCCCGGCCCGACCGACGCCTGGGTGACGCTGGCCGGGCTCGCCCGGGAGACCAGCCGCATCCGGCTCGGCACGCTGATGACCGCGGCCACCTTCCGGCTGCCCGGACCGCTGGCCATCACGGTGGCGCAGGTCGACCAGATGAGCGGCGGCCGGGTCGAGCTCGGCATCGGCTCCGGCTGGTTCGCCGAGGAGCACAGCGCCTACGGCATCCCGTTCCCCGAGCTCGGCGAGCGTTTCGACCGCTACGAGGAGCAGCTGGCGGTGATCACCGGGCTGTGGCGCACCCCGGTGGGGGAGACGTTCGACTTCGCCGGCACGCACTACCAGCTCAGCGGCTCACCGGCGCTGCCCAAGCCGGTGCAGCCCGGCGGCGTCCCGGTGCTGGTCGGCGGCAGCGGCCGGCGGCGCACGCCCCGGTTGGCCGCCCGGTACGCCGCGGAGTTCAACGTGCCCTTCGCCTCCGCGGAGGACAACGCACGGCTGTTCGCCGGGGTGCGCGAGGCCTGCGGGGAGGTCGGCCGCGACCCGGCCGGGCTGGTGTTCAGCTCGGCGCTGGTGCTGTGCGTGGGGCGGGACGACGCCGAGCTCCGGCGCCGGGCCGCGGCGATCGGCCGGGACGTCGACGAGCTGCGCCGCAACGGCGTCGCCGGCACGCCGGCGCAGGCGGTGGACACCCTGGGCCGCTACGCGGAGGCCGGCGCCAGCCGGGTGTACCTGCAGGTGCTCGACCTGGCCGACCTCGACCACCTGGACCTGGTGGCCGCCGAGGTCGCCCCGCAGCTGCGCTGA
- a CDS encoding NTP transferase domain-containing protein produces the protein MRTTEPIRTAARDRQTCAVELTPRAHPAPQVVILAAGMGTRLGRSLPKPLTQLMDGRSIMQQQLDGVREVFGPATRVTAVVGYRSKRIMRAQPDLLFAFNPEFERTNTSKSLWRALRTSPPGGVLWLNGDVVFDAAVLDQTLELVAADQSFVCVDTSTVAEEEVKYTLDEEGYVAELSKTVVGGLGEAVGINYVSAADKPVLVEHLAACADSDYFERAMETAIQQAGVRFRPLDISRFSAVEVDFESDLARANTWLSSRSVLEPMDAEFG, from the coding sequence ATGCGCACAACTGAGCCGATCAGGACCGCCGCCCGTGACCGTCAGACGTGCGCCGTCGAACTCACCCCCCGGGCGCACCCGGCACCGCAGGTGGTGATCCTGGCCGCCGGGATGGGCACCCGGCTGGGCCGGTCGCTGCCCAAGCCGCTGACCCAGCTGATGGACGGCCGCAGCATCATGCAGCAGCAGCTGGACGGCGTCCGCGAGGTCTTCGGCCCGGCCACCCGGGTCACCGCGGTGGTCGGCTACCGCAGCAAGCGGATCATGCGTGCGCAGCCGGACCTGCTGTTCGCCTTCAACCCGGAGTTCGAGCGCACCAACACCTCCAAGAGCCTGTGGCGGGCGCTGCGCACCTCCCCGCCCGGTGGCGTGCTCTGGCTCAACGGCGACGTCGTGTTCGACGCGGCCGTGCTGGACCAGACGCTCGAGCTGGTGGCCGCCGACCAGAGCTTCGTCTGCGTCGACACCTCCACCGTGGCCGAGGAGGAGGTGAAGTACACCCTCGACGAGGAGGGGTACGTCGCCGAGCTGTCCAAGACCGTCGTCGGCGGGCTCGGCGAGGCCGTGGGCATCAACTACGTGTCCGCGGCCGACAAGCCGGTGCTGGTCGAGCACCTCGCCGCCTGCGCGGACAGCGACTACTTCGAGCGGGCCATGGAGACCGCGATCCAGCAGGCCGGCGTGCGCTTCCGCCCGCTGGACATCTCCCGGTTCTCCGCCGTGGAGGTGGACTTCGAGAGCGACCTCGCGCGCGCCAACACCTGGCTGAGCTCGCGCTCGGTGCTCGAGCCGATGGACGCCGAGTTCGGCTGA
- a CDS encoding CDP-glycerol--glycerophosphate glycerophosphotransferase, with protein MTAVVWSSFSGRYSDSPRAIFEALQDRGEEFSHTWLVREDRRGDFPAGVATAVYGSPAGRAALEAADVVVANNGISLDWDKSPGTTYLQTWHGTPLKRMHRDVSAPTGGLLTALDRDVARWDHLLSPNAASTPRLRSAFGYTGPVHETGYPRNDVLSAPDRDRVRAAVRARLGIADGETAVLYTPTWRDDLVMTEGRPDHAFPADFDDLVGGLPADHVLLLRLHTMVADRLALPSGRVVDVSDEPDVGVLYLAADVLLTDYSSTMFDFAVTGRPVLHFTYDIEHYRDDLRGFYVDLASIAPGPLLSTGAEVLAALADLARGHGQDPVRYQRFQQTFCSLEDGHATDRVVARFFPPATAGGPTPAPQIHRGVEHAHN; from the coding sequence GTGACGGCGGTCGTCTGGAGCAGCTTCTCCGGCCGGTACTCGGACAGCCCGCGCGCGATCTTCGAGGCGCTGCAGGACAGGGGCGAGGAGTTCTCCCACACCTGGCTGGTCCGCGAGGACCGGCGCGGCGACTTCCCGGCGGGCGTGGCGACCGCGGTGTACGGCAGCCCGGCGGGCCGGGCGGCCCTCGAGGCGGCCGACGTCGTCGTGGCCAACAACGGCATCTCGCTGGACTGGGACAAGTCACCGGGGACGACGTACCTGCAGACCTGGCACGGCACGCCCCTGAAGCGGATGCACCGCGACGTCAGCGCCCCGACCGGCGGCCTGCTGACCGCGCTGGACCGGGACGTCGCCCGCTGGGACCACCTGCTGTCCCCGAACGCGGCCAGCACGCCCCGGCTGCGCAGCGCCTTCGGCTACACCGGGCCGGTGCACGAGACGGGCTACCCGCGCAACGACGTGCTCAGCGCCCCCGACCGCGACCGGGTCCGCGCGGCGGTCCGGGCGCGGCTCGGGATCGCCGACGGGGAGACGGCCGTGCTGTACACCCCGACCTGGCGGGACGACCTGGTGATGACCGAGGGCCGGCCCGACCACGCCTTCCCGGCGGACTTCGACGACCTCGTCGGTGGTCTGCCGGCCGACCACGTGCTGCTGCTCCGGCTGCACACGATGGTCGCCGACCGGTTGGCGCTGCCCAGCGGTCGGGTGGTCGACGTCTCCGACGAGCCCGACGTCGGCGTGCTCTACCTCGCCGCCGACGTCCTGCTCACCGACTACAGCTCCACCATGTTCGACTTCGCGGTGACCGGGCGCCCCGTCCTGCACTTCACCTACGACATCGAGCACTACCGCGACGACCTGCGGGGCTTCTACGTCGACCTGGCCTCGATCGCGCCCGGCCCGCTGCTGAGCACCGGCGCGGAGGTCCTGGCCGCCCTGGCCGACCTCGCCCGGGGACACGGGCAGGACCCCGTTCGTTACCAGCGGTTCCAGCAGACGTTCTGCTCGCTGGAGGACGGCCACGCCACCGACCGGGTCGTCGCCCGCTTCTTCCCGCCGGCCACCGCCGGCGGGCCCACCCCTGCACCGCAGATCCACCGAGGAGTTGAGCATGCGCACAACTGA
- a CDS encoding NAD(P)H-binding protein, with protein sequence MKVFVIGISGAVGGLLAEELTGRGDVVSGLVRRDDQRAALASRHIEARVGDIGVMTADQLVPLLSGFDAVVYSAGSNGGSRAVTDAVDGEGVVRTLEAAGRAGVTRFVLVSVLPEAGRELHLDDDHEHYFAVKKLTDVAVSLSDLDWLVLRPSMLVDRPGTGRVALGPAQPHDEIPREDVAATLAELLHEPRIRRQVLELNAGETPTALAVRARIR encoded by the coding sequence GTGAAGGTGTTCGTCATCGGGATCAGCGGCGCGGTCGGCGGACTGCTGGCAGAGGAGCTGACCGGCCGTGGAGACGTCGTCTCGGGACTCGTTCGCCGGGACGACCAGCGCGCCGCCCTCGCGTCGCGGCACATCGAGGCGCGCGTCGGTGACATCGGGGTCATGACCGCCGATCAACTGGTGCCTCTGCTCAGCGGGTTCGACGCGGTGGTGTACAGCGCAGGCTCGAACGGCGGGAGCCGGGCGGTCACGGATGCCGTCGACGGCGAGGGTGTGGTGCGGACGCTCGAGGCCGCCGGTCGCGCCGGCGTGACCCGGTTCGTGCTGGTCTCCGTGCTGCCCGAAGCCGGCCGCGAGCTGCACCTCGACGACGACCACGAGCACTACTTCGCGGTGAAGAAGCTCACCGATGTCGCGGTCAGCCTGAGTGACCTCGACTGGCTGGTCCTCCGGCCCTCGATGCTCGTCGACCGCCCCGGTACCGGACGGGTCGCCCTCGGCCCCGCCCAGCCGCACGACGAGATCCCGCGCGAGGACGTCGCCGCCACCCTGGCCGAGCTCCTGCACGAACCCCGGATCCGCCGGCAGGTCCTCGAGCTCAACGCGGGCGAGACCCCGACGGCGCTCGCCGTACGGGCGCGCATCCGATGA
- a CDS encoding ATP-binding protein, with the protein MGRHAERAAADQLLASARAGRSGALVVRGEAGIGKTALLEHVRRTALSSDFRVRRSVGVESETQFAFSGLHQLCAPLLDHLDALPAPQQAALGVAFGLRGGPAPDRFLVGLAALNVLAEVAEEAPLLCLVDDGQWLDQASAQVLAFVARRVAAERVALVFALRDPTGSDVDPFAGLPELRLDGLTEADARTLLAAEVPTPLDDDVCDRIVAEARGNPLALLELPRGAQPSQLAGGFELPDVLSVPRRIEDVYQRRSGSLPVETQLLLLVAAAEPTGDPALLWRAADHLGVDRETAAPAEAAGLVEIGTRVRFRHPLVRSAVYRAATPPDRRRAHGALAAATDPQVDPDRRAWHRAQALSGTDEEVAAELELSADRARARGGSAAAGAFLQRAAELTPEPARRAGRALEAAQVKHQAGASEAALELLTVAAAGPLDARQRARLQLLRARVDFQLTRADGVSGMLLDAAAALAPLDAALARETYLHALDAALVIGGSGRSRSVLDVATAARAAPAPPGPAGTVDLLLDGLVATYTRGYGSGVPGLRRALEAFRSQETAGPGRYGDDSWLWLASRTAVGLYDDELALVLVDRHVRLTREAGALSALPAALTALSVTLLLAGELTHAAELAAESTAITRVTGARPLRNAQLVLAAWCGRGAETRQLHASTVQAAGGSADGAEVTIAQYALAVLHNGLGDHPAAEEAAALASASSELANSNLALPELVEAAVRSGRPERAAAAVEQLGTRARASGTPWALGLEARSRAMISAGPVAEEHYREAIEQLRGCRIATHLARTHLVYGEWLRREGRRQDARDQLRTAHAMLSEMGAEAFAARAARELRATGEHPRTRTARPTDALTAQELHIARLVATGATSREVGAQLFLSPRTIEAHLRNIFRKAGITSRRQLRELQLP; encoded by the coding sequence GTGGGCCGGCACGCGGAGCGCGCGGCAGCCGACCAGCTCCTCGCCAGCGCCCGCGCCGGTCGCAGCGGAGCGCTCGTGGTCCGCGGCGAGGCGGGCATCGGGAAGACGGCGCTGCTGGAGCACGTCCGTCGGACCGCCCTGTCGTCGGACTTCCGGGTGCGGCGCTCGGTCGGGGTGGAGTCGGAGACGCAGTTCGCGTTCTCGGGCCTGCACCAGCTGTGCGCGCCGCTGCTGGACCACCTGGATGCGCTGCCGGCCCCGCAGCAGGCCGCCCTCGGCGTCGCGTTCGGGCTGCGTGGCGGTCCTGCACCGGACCGGTTCCTGGTCGGGCTGGCAGCTCTCAACGTGCTCGCGGAGGTCGCCGAGGAGGCCCCGCTGCTGTGCCTTGTCGACGACGGGCAGTGGCTGGACCAGGCGTCCGCGCAGGTCCTGGCGTTCGTGGCGCGGCGGGTGGCGGCCGAACGGGTGGCGCTGGTGTTCGCCCTGCGCGACCCCACGGGGAGCGACGTCGACCCGTTCGCCGGGTTGCCCGAGCTGCGCCTGGACGGGCTCACCGAGGCGGACGCGCGGACGCTGCTGGCCGCGGAGGTGCCCACTCCGCTGGACGACGACGTCTGCGATCGGATCGTCGCCGAGGCACGCGGCAATCCCCTGGCACTGCTGGAACTGCCCCGAGGCGCGCAGCCTTCGCAGCTGGCCGGCGGGTTCGAGCTACCGGACGTGCTGAGCGTCCCGCGGCGCATCGAGGACGTCTACCAGCGCCGCTCGGGCAGCCTGCCGGTGGAGACGCAGCTGCTGCTCCTGGTCGCTGCGGCGGAGCCGACCGGCGACCCGGCGCTGCTGTGGCGCGCCGCCGATCACCTGGGGGTCGACCGCGAGACGGCCGCACCCGCGGAGGCCGCCGGTCTGGTGGAGATCGGCACCCGGGTGCGGTTCCGTCATCCCCTGGTGCGCTCGGCGGTCTACCGGGCGGCCACCCCGCCGGACCGCCGTCGCGCGCACGGTGCGCTGGCCGCCGCGACCGATCCGCAGGTCGATCCCGACCGCCGCGCCTGGCACCGCGCGCAGGCCCTCTCGGGCACCGACGAGGAGGTCGCCGCCGAGCTGGAGCTCTCGGCCGACCGGGCCCGCGCCCGCGGCGGGTCGGCCGCTGCAGGCGCGTTCCTGCAGCGGGCGGCCGAGCTGACCCCCGAGCCCGCCCGCCGTGCCGGGCGGGCGCTGGAGGCTGCGCAGGTCAAGCACCAGGCCGGCGCGTCCGAGGCCGCCCTCGAGCTGCTGACCGTGGCTGCGGCCGGACCGCTGGACGCCCGGCAACGCGCCCGCCTGCAGCTGCTGCGCGCCCGGGTCGACTTCCAGCTGACGCGTGCCGACGGCGTGTCCGGGATGCTGCTGGACGCCGCCGCGGCTCTCGCGCCGCTGGACGCCGCGCTGGCCCGGGAGACGTACCTGCACGCGCTCGACGCGGCGCTGGTGATCGGCGGCTCGGGCCGCAGCCGCAGCGTGCTCGATGTCGCAACGGCCGCTCGCGCCGCACCCGCACCGCCGGGACCGGCAGGGACGGTGGACCTCCTGCTCGACGGGCTGGTCGCGACGTACACCCGGGGGTACGGGTCGGGCGTGCCCGGACTCCGCCGGGCGCTGGAGGCATTCCGGAGCCAGGAGACCGCAGGGCCCGGCCGGTACGGGGACGACAGCTGGCTCTGGCTGGCCAGCCGCACCGCAGTGGGGCTCTACGACGACGAGCTGGCCCTCGTGCTGGTCGACCGCCACGTCCGGCTCACCCGCGAGGCGGGCGCGCTGTCCGCGCTGCCTGCCGCACTCACCGCCCTGTCCGTCACCCTGCTGCTCGCCGGCGAGCTCACCCACGCCGCCGAGCTGGCAGCCGAGAGCACCGCGATCACCCGGGTGACCGGAGCGCGCCCCCTGCGCAACGCCCAGCTCGTCCTGGCCGCGTGGTGCGGCCGTGGAGCCGAGACCCGGCAGCTGCACGCGTCCACCGTCCAGGCGGCCGGCGGATCCGCGGACGGCGCCGAGGTCACGATCGCGCAGTACGCGCTGGCGGTGCTCCACAACGGCCTGGGCGACCACCCGGCGGCTGAGGAGGCCGCGGCACTGGCGTCCGCCTCCTCCGAGCTGGCGAACAGCAACCTGGCCCTCCCCGAGCTGGTCGAGGCGGCCGTCCGCTCCGGCCGGCCGGAGCGCGCGGCCGCTGCAGTGGAGCAGCTCGGCACGCGGGCCCGCGCCAGCGGCACCCCGTGGGCGCTCGGGCTGGAAGCGCGGTCGCGCGCCATGATCAGCGCAGGGCCGGTCGCCGAGGAGCACTACCGCGAGGCCATCGAGCAGCTCCGGGGCTGCCGGATCGCCACCCACCTCGCCCGCACGCACCTCGTCTACGGCGAGTGGCTGCGCCGGGAGGGCCGTCGCCAGGACGCCCGTGACCAGCTGCGGACCGCTCACGCGATGCTCTCGGAGATGGGCGCGGAGGCCTTCGCCGCCCGCGCCGCCCGCGAGCTGCGCGCCACCGGCGAGCACCCGCGCACCCGGACCGCTCGGCCGACCGATGCGCTCACCGCCCAGGAGCTCCACATCGCGCGGCTGGTGGCCACCGGCGCCACGTCCCGGGAGGTCGGTGCGCAGTTGTTCCTGAGCCCGCGCACCATCGAGGCCCACCTGCGCAACATCTTCCGGAAGGCGGGCATCACCTCCCGCCGGCAGCTCAGGGAGCTGCAGCTCCCCTGA
- a CDS encoding RidA family protein, with protein MTVHLNHPDGLLQQTEYAPVALAAGSLLLLLAGQAAVTPAGEPTSADLTGQVHSALQNVATGVRGAGGDVRDVARLTFYVVGWTPGMASELLAGTSRAQESDGFTSPLPPITVIGVQALWTPDLLVEIEATAVLT; from the coding sequence ATGACCGTGCACCTCAACCACCCCGACGGCCTGCTCCAGCAGACCGAGTACGCGCCCGTCGCCCTGGCGGCGGGTTCGCTCCTCCTCCTGCTCGCCGGGCAGGCGGCAGTGACCCCTGCGGGCGAACCGACCTCGGCAGACCTCACGGGTCAGGTCCACTCCGCGCTGCAGAACGTCGCCACGGGGGTCAGAGGCGCAGGAGGCGACGTCCGGGACGTCGCACGACTGACCTTCTACGTCGTCGGCTGGACGCCTGGGATGGCGAGCGAGCTGCTGGCGGGGACCTCGCGCGCTCAGGAGTCCGACGGCTTCACCTCCCCGTTGCCACCCATCACCGTCATCGGCGTCCAGGCCCTGTGGACGCCCGACCTCCTCGTCGAGATCGAGGCCACCGCCGTCCTGACCTGA
- a CDS encoding DinB family protein, whose translation MATSGRSEDLKGAEFVKADLRGARFVGCDLSAAVMRGVTVDSADIDAPWLTGGDGVLIVNGVDVAPFVEAELNRRFPGRGQRRAEDPGDLRAAWAALESTWAATLERVGAMPPGTVDVSVDGEWSFSQTLRHLVLATDAWLGRAVLGIDEPFSPIGQTSGGEDGLDTSMFTPGTPPYEEVVDVRATRLAMVRDFLATVTPGDLAAQHANPWSPAYPETTLSCVHVILEEEWEHHRYAVRDLDLIEARASG comes from the coding sequence ATGGCGACGTCCGGCCGATCGGAGGACCTGAAGGGCGCAGAGTTCGTCAAAGCCGACCTGCGGGGGGCCCGATTCGTCGGGTGCGACCTGTCGGCTGCTGTCATGCGCGGGGTCACGGTGGACAGCGCAGACATCGACGCGCCCTGGCTCACCGGCGGCGATGGCGTGCTGATCGTCAACGGCGTGGACGTCGCGCCCTTCGTCGAGGCCGAACTGAACCGTCGCTTCCCCGGACGCGGCCAGCGGCGGGCCGAGGACCCGGGCGACCTGCGTGCGGCATGGGCCGCGCTCGAGAGCACGTGGGCCGCCACGCTGGAGCGCGTCGGCGCGATGCCACCCGGCACGGTCGACGTCTCCGTCGACGGTGAGTGGTCGTTCTCGCAGACGCTGCGTCACCTGGTCCTGGCCACCGATGCCTGGCTGGGCCGGGCGGTGCTGGGCATCGACGAGCCGTTCAGCCCGATCGGCCAGACGAGCGGCGGTGAGGACGGGCTCGACACGTCGATGTTCACTCCGGGCACCCCTCCGTACGAGGAGGTCGTGGACGTCCGGGCCACTCGTCTGGCGATGGTGCGGGACTTCCTCGCGACCGTCACCCCCGGCGACCTGGCGGCGCAGCATGCGAATCCGTGGAGCCCGGCGTACCCGGAGACCACCCTCAGCTGCGTGCACGTGATCCTCGAGGAGGAGTGGGAGCACCACCGCTACGCCGTGCGCGACCTCGACCTGATCGAGGCCAGGGCGAGCGGATGA
- a CDS encoding MarR family winged helix-turn-helix transcriptional regulator, with translation MGISLQDVGLAVKRLQWRHHREANRRLAALGLSLVQWDVLRHLHANPDASVHELAVLTFQTDQSMGELARRMVERDLLERVAGPGRKVQHRLTATGDRVRTEGAAIVDGVLEESLGGLSETELATLHSLLVRAAEGSTAAEQS, from the coding sequence ATGGGCATCTCGCTGCAGGACGTCGGCCTGGCCGTGAAGCGCCTGCAGTGGCGCCACCACCGCGAGGCCAACAGGCGCCTGGCCGCCCTCGGGCTCTCGCTCGTCCAGTGGGACGTGCTCCGCCACCTGCACGCGAACCCGGACGCCTCCGTGCACGAACTCGCCGTGCTGACCTTCCAGACCGACCAGTCCATGGGCGAGCTGGCCAGGCGGATGGTCGAGCGGGACCTGCTGGAACGCGTCGCCGGCCCCGGTCGCAAGGTCCAGCACCGGCTCACCGCCACCGGCGACCGCGTCCGCACCGAAGGGGCCGCGATCGTCGACGGCGTGCTCGAGGAGTCGCTCGGCGGGCTCTCCGAGACGGAGCTGGCGACGCTGCACTCGTTGCTGGTCCGTGCTGCGGAAGGGAGCACCGCGGCCGAGCAGTCCTGA